A stretch of Limanda limanda chromosome 7, fLimLim1.1, whole genome shotgun sequence DNA encodes these proteins:
- the rnf41 gene encoding E3 ubiquitin-protein ligase NRDP1: protein MGYDITRFQGEVDEDLLCPICSGVLEEPVQAPHCEHAFCNACITQWFAQQQICPVDRTVVTLAHLRPVPRIMRNMLSKLLMSCDNATFGCTATLRLDQLQSHLKDCEHNPKRPVNCVEGCGLEMPKDEQPNHNCIKHLRSVVQQQQTKIGDLEKTVAEHKHQLGEQKRDIQLLKAYMRAIRSANPNLQNLEESIEYNEILEWVNSMQPARVTRWGGMISTPDAVLQAVIKRSLIDSGCPLSVVNDLIENAHERNWPQGLATLEVRQMNRRYYENYVAKRIPGKQAVVVMACENQHMGEDMILEPGLVMIFAHGVEEIL, encoded by the exons ATGGGGTACGACATTACGAGGTTTCAAGGGGAGGTGGATGAAGACCTGCTGTGTCCGATATGCAGCGGAGTGTTGGAGGAACCAGTGCAG gCTCCACATTGTGAGCATGCCTTCTGCAACGCCTGCATCACGCAGTGGTTCGCCCAGCAGCAGATTTGCCCGGTCGACCGCACAGTGGTGACGCTCGCTCACCTGCGACCCGTTCCACGCATCATGCGCAACATGCTGTCCAAGCTCCTCATGAGCTGCGACAACGCCACCTTCGGCTGCACGGCCACGCTGCGGCTGGACCAGCTGCAGTCGCACCTCAAAGACTGTGAGCACAACCCCAAGCGGCCCGTCAACTGTGTGGAGGGCTGTGG GCTGGAGATGCCCAAAGATGAACAGCCCAACCACAACTGCATCAAACATCTGCGGAGTGTTGTTCAGCAGCAACAGACCAAGATTGGCGACCTGGAGAAAACGGTGGCAGAACATAAACACCAGCTGGGCGAGCAG aaACGAGACATCCAGCTGCTGAAAGCCTACATGAGAGCGATCCGCAGTGCGAACCCCAACCTGCAGAACCTTGAAGAAAGCATCGAGTACAATGAGATCCTAGA GTGGGTGAACTCCATGCAGCCGGCCCGGGTGACGCGCTGGGGGGGCATGATCTCCACCCCCGACGCCGTGCTCCAGGCGGTCATCAAACGCTCCCTCATCGACAGCGGCTGTCCCCTCTCGGTGGTGAACGACCTCATCGAGAACGCCCACGAGCGCAACTGGCCGCAGGGCCTGGCCACGCTGGAGGTGCGGCAGATGAACAGACGCTACTACGAGAACTACGTCGCCAAGCGGATCCCGGGCAAACAGGCCGTGGTGGTGATGGCGTGCGAGAATCAGCACATGGGCGAGGACATGATCCTGGAGCCCGGCCTGGTGATGATCTTTGCTCACGGCGTGGAGGAGATCTTATAA